GGACCATACGCTGTCGTCGGAGCAAATTGCCTCGGAATGGATCCAAATGACGCTGACCCGATCCAAACCGGCGGAGCAAAAGATAAATGACATTATGATGCGATCGCATCCCATATACGTGAGCTATACCTATCCGCTGGGCACCGCACACATGATGGGCGAAAGCCACCATTACGGCCCGGAGCCCTGGCTCGCCAAAAGCGCGCGTCCCGATTGGACATCGGTCTATTATCACCGCGCCGATTCCGTCGGTCTGGGTTTTGACCGTACGGGAAAACTGAGCAATGCCCTACAGCTGTACAGTCCGGAGGTGCAGAAAAAATGGGGCAACCCGGACCAATGCCCGTTGGATTATCTGCTTTGGTTCCATCACGTACCCTGGGGTAAAAAACTGAGCACGGGCCGCAGTCTTTGGGACGAGCTGTGCGTGCGTTATTACGACGGCGTGGTGCAGGTCGGCAACCTGCAAAAAACCTGGGAAAGCACCAAAACAGCCATTGATCCCGAAATCTTTGAGAACGTAAAAGGAAGATTGAAAATACAGGAAAAAGAAGCCCTGTGGTGGCGCGACGCCTGCGTGCTGTACTTTGGGGAATACTCAAAAATGCCCATTCCCAAGCCCTTAACACCCCCGCAGCGAACCTTAAATGAAGTTAAAAAATTAGTGGAAATATATCATTTGCGATGAGAGAGAAAGAACAGTTAACCGAAGATTTCACCTTAGTAAGTCCCCGATCCGTTTTTTCATTGGAGGGAAAAATTGCCCTGATCACGGGCGGTGGCAGTGGTATTGGCTATGATATCGCCCAATGCATGACCCACGCCGGCGCGACGGTCATCATCACGGGCCGACGCGAACACGCGTTGCAGGAAGCCACGGCGGCGTTGGGCAAATCAGCTCATTATGTGGTCAATGACGTGACCGAATTAGATTCCTTAGAAGGTCTGGTAGAAACCATTGAAGCTACCTACGGCCCCATTGACATTTTGGTCAATAATGCAGGTATCAATATGAAAAAACCCGCGTTGGAAGTCACTGACGCCGATTTTGACCGTATTATCCATACCAATCTTAACGCCGTTTTTGCCCTGACCCGCGCCTGTGCCAAAGGCATGATCGCCCGCCAAAGCGGCTCCATCCTGATGATCTCGTCCATGGCCGCCTACTATGGTATTGACCGCGTAGTGGCCTATGCCGCGTCCAAATCAGGCGTGGAAGGCATGGTGAAAGTACTGGCGTCGGAATTTTCCAAGTACAACGTTCGGGTCAACGCCATTGCGCCGGGATTCATCGAAACCAACATGATGAAAACCGCCATGAGCAGCGACCCCGACCGCATGAACCGCGCCCTCAACCGGACGCCCATGGGCAAGTTCGGCAAACCGCAGGACATCGGCTGGGCGGCTGTCTTTCTGGCCTCCGAAGCGGCCTGTTACATCACCGGTGCGTCATTGCCGGTCGATGGCGGAAATTCGATTGGTTTTTAAGAATTGTGGTACGATAAATGCTTCTTAACGGGGGTATTTATCGTACAGTCAACACAATTTAACTATCGTAGCTCATGAGATTTTTGCTGTTCATTTTCGGATATTTGGTACTGACCGGCCCCCTTTGTGCCCAAACTGTTACGGTTTTTGCGGGTAAGGATTCGGTGGATATTTTCCAACGGGGAGCGTCATCGAGTGTACTCGAACAGTACAATACCCTATGGAAAAACCCCGTTCACAAAGCGTTTTGGGACGAATTTCAGCAGAAATTTGCGGATGATTTTAACCCTCAAAAACAAACCGAACTGCTGTTTGCGCAGAATGCCGATATGCAGGAAATCGAGCTGTTTAAAAACCGAAACAAACAGGTGGCCTTTTTGAAAAGCCATGCTGAATTTCCCAACCTTTCTGAGCCGTTCAAACGGTATGTCGAAAACACCGCCCGCTGGAATTATTGGTATTGGTTGCTGAACTATGCCGTGACGAGAAGCAACGCCGATACCAAAAATCTTAAACTGGCGGCCCTGCCAAACGTCATGACCGAGGCCCTTGACCCTAAAAAAATCAGCGATGAAGAAGCCTTTCTGACGGCCTCCTACCGGGATTTTTTGACGGTGTTTGCTACGTATTTCAATTCGAGAGAACACGGTTTTGCCAAATACACGGACTTGGGCGCGGCAATGAATGACAAAGCGGCTTTTGCCAAAAAGTACTTCTCCGGCCCTCTGCTGCCCTTTTACCTTTGCCATTTATTGCGGGCCAATTGCGTCAATACGCCCAAAGAAGCCGTGGTCAATACGTTGGATGAATTAAAGCGCCTTCCGCAGTCAGAGCGTTATGTTACGTTGGCTTCCGAAAAATGCCATGAAGTACTCACCCGCAAAGAAGAAAAGAAACCTACCCCCCAACCGGCCAAGGCTTCCCCCAAAGGCGACGAGATCGCGTTTCAGAACGTCGACGGCAAAGACTTTTATCTTTCGGATTTTAAAGGCAAAGTGGTGTATCTGGATTTTTGGGCGAGTTGGTGCGGACCGTGTCGGGCGGAGTTTCCGTATTCCAAAGCCATGCATGCGAAGCTGACCGAAAAGCAGTTAAAAAAAATCGTTTTTTTGTACGTTTCCATCGACCAAACGCCCGAAGCGTGGAAAAAAGCCCTGGAAAAATTACAGCTTCCCGGCGAACACGGCCACGTAAACGGAGCCTGGAATGCGCAGATTCTGCGTAAATTTTCCATCAACAGCATTCCTCGTTACATGATCATTGACAAGGACGGAAAAATTGTAGCTGCCGATGCCTCCCGACCGAGTTCTCCGGATACGCTTGTCGAATTGCTGAAATTGATTGAATAAGTTCAACTGACCCTTTCCTCCTGCTCTATGAGATCGTTCGCTTTAGTATCACTTTTCGGGTTGCTGTCGCTGTGTTCGATGGCTCAACATTCTGTGGGCATCTTTGAGAATCACGTTGACATCGGTAAGGTACTTCAACCGGGAACGGCCGCTTACGACAAGGCCCATCAGACGTATGTACTGACAGGTTCGGGAGAGAATATTTGGTTCCAAAAAGATGAACTGCATTTTCTGTACCGCAAAACCGTCGGTGATTTTATTGCCACGACCCAAGCCACGCTTTCGGGCAAAGGCACCGACGCCCACCGCAAAACGGGCTGGATGTACCGCAGCAGCTTAGACACGAGCGCGGCCATGGTTTCGTTGACGGTCCACGCCGACGGACTCACGGCTTTTCAGTATCGAAAAAAACCGGGAACCAACATTGAAGAAATCAAAACGCCCGTTGTCCACCCCGACATTTTACAGTTGGAGCGCCGGGGTCGCAGCTTTTTTGTATCAGTCGCCAAAATCGGCAACCCTTTCTGGACCGTTGAAATTCCCGATTTTGATCTGCCCCAAGAGATGTTGCTGGGGCTGTTTGTGTGCGCTCACAACAGGAATCAGGTCGAGGAAGCCAAGCTTACCCAAACCCGCATTTTTACCGCAGTGAAATAGCTGAGTAAGTAAAATGAGAAATTACGAGTTTCGAGTGACGAATATCCTCTTTATACAATCGCATCCACAGTCATTTTGCGATGAAAGCTCCTGTATTTTGTCGGCCCGGGCCGAACTGCCGACGCAATAAAAAAATAACTCAACTCTTTGAAATGAAACTCTTCTACCCACTCCTGCTTCTGTGCATTCTCCCCTTTTCGACTTTTGCACAATTTGGCCTGACGGCGGCACAACGCGACAGCCTCAATAAGCTCACCGCCGCCGACCATGCCAACATGAAGCAACAGTTAGGCATCAAAACCTTGCGCCCCGGCCCCAGCGGTAATGAATCAGCGCCCAATCACGCCAATTACGACGAATCAACGGCCAACCCCTGCCCTGCACTACCCGATATTTTGACGTTGAAGAACGGCAATAAAGTAACGTCTGCCGAGGTATGGTGGTCACAGCGCCGTCCGGAGCTCATCGAAGAATTTGAACGGGAAATGTACGGAAGACTCCCCAAAAACATCCCGAATATAACCTGGAAAGTGGAGGCTATAGACAATGAATTTGTGGGGCGCATTCCCGTCGTAGCCAAAAAATTGACCGGACACGCCGACAACAGCGCCTATCCTTCCATCAACGTAGACATCAATATGATGTTAGTGATTCCTACCAACGTAAAAGGCCCGGTGCCCGTGTTGATGATGTTCGGTCGCCCGTCGTTTCCTTCTCCGGCACAACCCAACAACGATGATTTCGAGAAAATAAACGCCGCTTTCAAAGAAATGCTGATCAAAAGCAATCCTGAGATGAAGGCCATTTTTGATAAATATCCCGCTTACAGCCCCGTGGCCCGCGGATCGCTTCCCAATTTCTTTTCTCCGCTGCCCAACGGCGAATCACCGGGCACCGAACAGTTATTGGCCGCCGGCTGGGGCTATTGCACCATTGACCCTTCGAGTATTCAGGCAGACAATGGTGCAGGACTGACGAAAGGCATCATTGGGTTGGTCAATAAAGGTCATTACCGCAAACCCGACGATTGGGGGGCGCTTCGGGCATGGGCGTGGGGGGCCGCACGCGGGTTGGATTATTTGGAAACCGACCCCGCCGTTGATGCGAAGAAAGTAGGCATTGAAGGTGTTTCGCGCTATGGCAAAGCCGCGTTGGTTACGTTGGCTTTTGAGCCTCGTTTTGCCGTCGGCTTGATCGGTTCGTCGGGAAAAGGCGGCACGACCCTCCATCGGCGGGTATTTGGGGAGGCCGTCGAAAGCCTGACGGGCAGCGGTGAGTACCATTGGATGGCGGGAAATTACCTGAAATACGGTACGGAAGAATCAGGTTTCGGCAAAAAAACGGGTTGTGATCTCTCCGTAGACTCGCACCAATTGATTGCGCTTTGCGCGCCGCGTCTTTGTTACGTGAGTTATGGGATTCCCGAAAAAGGCGATGCCAAATGGCTCGACCAGCAAGGCAGCTACATGGCTACGGTTGTCGCCGGTGCTGCGTATAAGCTCTTGGGTGCAAAAGATCTGGGAGTCTCCAACGACCCTCTGAAAGAAAAAATGCCGCCTATGCTTACGAGTATGCACGATGGGCAATTGTCGTGGCGGCAGCACGACGGCGGCCACACCGACCAGCCTAACTTTCAGCATTTTATTCCTTGGGCCAGCAAGATGCTGAAATACGAAAGAGTAGGGCAATAAGCTTGATTACTTATTGATTTGTTTTTTGTTCATCATCATCAGATACATTTTTTTGGAACGCGGACGGTCCGCCGCAGCGATGACGCGGATCCCGAAAGCGTTCGGGAACACGGATTTTAAAATCAGTGATTATCCGCGTTGGAACATCTGCGTCATCGCTGCGGCGAACCGTCCGCGTTCCAATTTTCTTCTATACGAACTACAATAGCTCAACTATTATTCCCTTTTAACCTACCTTCAACATGAAAACAAATCGCCGAGATTTTATCAAAACCACAGGTTTTGGGGCCGTGGGTTTAGGAGTATTGCCGTCCCTAAACCTATTCGCCAAAGACATTATCACTTCCCTTCCCCGCAAAAGCCCCGAATCGCAGGGTGTGGACTCGGTGGGGATTCGCCAATTCCTGAAAGCAACCAAAGAATCGGGCTTGGAATGGCACAGCTTTATGCTGGTACGCCACGGAAACGTAGTAGCCGAAGGTTGGTGGAAACCTTTTGAAGCCGCCAACAAACACACGCTCTATTCACTTTCGAAAAGTTTTACCGGCTCGGCCATCGGCTTTTTGGTGACTGAAGGGAAAATTACTATCAACGACCAAGTGATATCTTTCTTTCCGGAACACACGCCCGCTAATGCAAGCGACAACCTGAAAGCCATGAAAATCAAACATTTGCTCACAATGAATACGGGACATCATACGGACTCGATGCCCGACATCCGAGCCAAGCCCGACCAAAATTGGGTAAAATCATTTCTCGAAAAACCCGTTGAACACGAGCCGGGCACATTTTTTATGTACAACACGGGCGCCACCTATATGCTCGGAGCCATTGTACACAAAGTAACCGGCCAAACCCTCGAAGAATACTTAGCGCCTCGACTTTTCAAACCGCTGGGCATTACCGGCTACGACTGGGAAAAATCACCGCAGGGACTCAACACCGCCGGCTACGGCCTCCGCGTCAGTACCGAAGACATTGCCAAGTTTGGGCAGCTGTACCTCCAAAAAGGCCGATGGCAGGGCAAACAACTCTTACCTGCCGCTTGGGTGGAAGAAGCCACCGGCAAACGAACCACCTCACAGGCGGGCGATAATGATTGGTCGCAGGGCTATGGGTATCAGTTCTGGCGTTGTAAACCGGGCTTTTACCGAGGCGACGGTGCCTACGGCCAATTCTGCATGGTGATGCCGGAGCAGAACGCCGTTTTGGTGATGACCTGCGAAAGTTTCAATCTGCAAAAGACAATGGACGTGGCCTACCAAACCATTTTACCCGCCCTGAAAAACGAAAAATTACCCGAAAATTCATCGGAATTGACGGCTCTCAACGCGGACATTGCGGCTCTGACATTACCCGTTCCCAAAGGAAAAACCTCATCGCCCGTAATGAACAAATACAGCGATAAGGTGTTCAACGTAGAAAAAAATGCGTTTGGACTCACCCAAATCGGCTTCGGACTTTTTGAGGATGCGGGGGTTTTACGCGTCAACTACGGCAACGGCATGGAAAAAGTGGGCTTTGGATGGGAAAAATGGAAAGTAAATCCCAACAAACGCAGCAACCCTTTCTCTGCCAATCCGATTGTGATTCCGTCTCGTATCGCAGGCACGGCTACGTGGCTCGCTGACAATATATTACAGATCAATTTCAAATTTGTGGATCAGGTACACGGCGATAAACTCACCGTCACATTTGAAGGCAATAACGTGACCGTAGCATTGCTCAGCAGTATTTCGGAAAACACTAAAAACAACCCCGAAAAAAGAGAGATTATCAAAGGGATACTGGCTTAAACTCACTCTTTCCCCAACATAAAATCATGCTAAAACTCCTTTTTCTACTGTTTCCGGTAAGCCAACTTGTTTTTGCGCAAACCGCTGAGCCTGTTGTTTCCAAAGTTTACAAATGGTCTGACGCGCAGGTAATCAAAAGACCGAAAGGCGAAGCCCGCCCTATTTTGGAAGGCACCACGCCGCATTTTAAATTGTTCAAAGTCCACGCCACGACCGTCAATCCCAAAAGCCGAATGCGCGACAGCGAGTATACCCAGGAAAATGAGGAACTGCTCATCGTAAAAGAAGGCGTATTGACCGTGACCGTAGAAGGCAAAACCAAAGAATTGAAGCCCGGAGGCATTGCCCTTATCATGTCGGGCGATAAGCGCAGTGTGGTCAACAACACCGATACGCCCGTCACGTACTATGTTTTTCAGCTTAATTCGGTCGCTCCGTTGGATATTGAACGCGGCAAAAGCGCGGGCGGATCGCTGCTGCTCAATTGGGACGAAACCGA
Above is a window of Runella slithyformis DSM 19594 DNA encoding:
- a CDS encoding SDR family NAD(P)-dependent oxidoreductase; this encodes MREKEQLTEDFTLVSPRSVFSLEGKIALITGGGSGIGYDIAQCMTHAGATVIITGRREHALQEATAALGKSAHYVVNDVTELDSLEGLVETIEATYGPIDILVNNAGINMKKPALEVTDADFDRIIHTNLNAVFALTRACAKGMIARQSGSILMISSMAAYYGIDRVVAYAASKSGVEGMVKVLASEFSKYNVRVNAIAPGFIETNMMKTAMSSDPDRMNRALNRTPMGKFGKPQDIGWAAVFLASEAACYITGASLPVDGGNSIGF
- a CDS encoding TlpA family protein disulfide reductase, producing MRFLLFIFGYLVLTGPLCAQTVTVFAGKDSVDIFQRGASSSVLEQYNTLWKNPVHKAFWDEFQQKFADDFNPQKQTELLFAQNADMQEIELFKNRNKQVAFLKSHAEFPNLSEPFKRYVENTARWNYWYWLLNYAVTRSNADTKNLKLAALPNVMTEALDPKKISDEEAFLTASYRDFLTVFATYFNSREHGFAKYTDLGAAMNDKAAFAKKYFSGPLLPFYLCHLLRANCVNTPKEAVVNTLDELKRLPQSERYVTLASEKCHEVLTRKEEKKPTPQPAKASPKGDEIAFQNVDGKDFYLSDFKGKVVYLDFWASWCGPCRAEFPYSKAMHAKLTEKQLKKIVFLYVSIDQTPEAWKKALEKLQLPGEHGHVNGAWNAQILRKFSINSIPRYMIIDKDGKIVAADASRPSSPDTLVELLKLIE
- a CDS encoding alpha/beta hydrolase family protein, which gives rise to MKLFYPLLLLCILPFSTFAQFGLTAAQRDSLNKLTAADHANMKQQLGIKTLRPGPSGNESAPNHANYDESTANPCPALPDILTLKNGNKVTSAEVWWSQRRPELIEEFEREMYGRLPKNIPNITWKVEAIDNEFVGRIPVVAKKLTGHADNSAYPSINVDINMMLVIPTNVKGPVPVLMMFGRPSFPSPAQPNNDDFEKINAAFKEMLIKSNPEMKAIFDKYPAYSPVARGSLPNFFSPLPNGESPGTEQLLAAGWGYCTIDPSSIQADNGAGLTKGIIGLVNKGHYRKPDDWGALRAWAWGAARGLDYLETDPAVDAKKVGIEGVSRYGKAALVTLAFEPRFAVGLIGSSGKGGTTLHRRVFGEAVESLTGSGEYHWMAGNYLKYGTEESGFGKKTGCDLSVDSHQLIALCAPRLCYVSYGIPEKGDAKWLDQQGSYMATVVAGAAYKLLGAKDLGVSNDPLKEKMPPMLTSMHDGQLSWRQHDGGHTDQPNFQHFIPWASKMLKYERVGQ
- a CDS encoding serine hydrolase domain-containing protein; translation: MKTNRRDFIKTTGFGAVGLGVLPSLNLFAKDIITSLPRKSPESQGVDSVGIRQFLKATKESGLEWHSFMLVRHGNVVAEGWWKPFEAANKHTLYSLSKSFTGSAIGFLVTEGKITINDQVISFFPEHTPANASDNLKAMKIKHLLTMNTGHHTDSMPDIRAKPDQNWVKSFLEKPVEHEPGTFFMYNTGATYMLGAIVHKVTGQTLEEYLAPRLFKPLGITGYDWEKSPQGLNTAGYGLRVSTEDIAKFGQLYLQKGRWQGKQLLPAAWVEEATGKRTTSQAGDNDWSQGYGYQFWRCKPGFYRGDGAYGQFCMVMPEQNAVLVMTCESFNLQKTMDVAYQTILPALKNEKLPENSSELTALNADIAALTLPVPKGKTSSPVMNKYSDKVFNVEKNAFGLTQIGFGLFEDAGVLRVNYGNGMEKVGFGWEKWKVNPNKRSNPFSANPIVIPSRIAGTATWLADNILQINFKFVDQVHGDKLTVTFEGNNVTVALLSSISENTKNNPEKREIIKGILA
- a CDS encoding cupin domain-containing protein, coding for MLKLLFLLFPVSQLVFAQTAEPVVSKVYKWSDAQVIKRPKGEARPILEGTTPHFKLFKVHATTVNPKSRMRDSEYTQENEELLIVKEGVLTVTVEGKTKELKPGGIALIMSGDKRSVVNNTDTPVTYYVFQLNSVAPLDIERGKSAGGSLLLNWDETEFKGHDKGGRRNFFDRPTSMSKRFEMHVTTLTGNWMSHPAHRHPAAEILLLVNSQEGETDSQAKETIDGVWHDSKVGDIIFLNSNVPHGLQNTSKGSCTYFAFQFE